The proteins below come from a single Falco rusticolus isolate bFalRus1 chromosome 8, bFalRus1.pri, whole genome shotgun sequence genomic window:
- the SHROOM1 gene encoding protein Shroom1 has product MASSGNEIERWAHRQSGRLGELVEPVTSPENGSGLSPVKLMGSVDHLLHLPGRVDSAYSSFSGGSNVPEYSTLLRSSENWCLPPEQVPYMDSEYVSGIYNLSAENSDLRCLHPYKAPDLSIHKKSHSTGLAECCGSTPTRGTLNQGPLALVAPPPSPPTRLDSYKVTRHLENSRGRHNSGSHGEYGVKDNQLTDRELPWRQCRDELTEQDTAAARGKSLENKGLSTDSANEVSISKIQGLKVEENGEWRPSQPIKRSNPHIFSRPSSFIFQEYLKTDSVSNVPKILSAYNSDHVYKITEEMNSKSHHPAHTNPNAVNDTQEDKQCPGGVRKPAFRAADLQSAVPEPSQRPGSLPCTQRPLRAELHSDMDQDVFEDSCDLKYMENAPLITNASRKLNSCTDENQCHDSEEKIGSHFREPLPNQQAKMQRSLLSCSYNAVEAGHLHGEESDQGNKQCCDNNSQMSFFRPNEDSTSQFLCEVKKEKQANKGSPDLSVALEQEEPPVQKYQAEFQKQCLRKPQDDLAGEQITRQTTPMLYYLSGGKPTNILHHNKPTQYQGDSRSSPKEFPASGCSASARCLEIQRESKQVQRTSHHHQGSADDLLPKTNDLILGSPASFMDDSFKSDYREKLKVAQKKVLRETSFKRKDLQMSLPVRLRQKPSKRPSIEHLRSFSLSSANEDAKPVPSSPSHLECLQSFSRDEEIKRPQAGRIGARKRVTKEQKKLCYSEPEKLDQLADKEVSWSQVRAEITEQDTVAAMRKTLENRGRALPSSGISRTELKQIQHTALIEYMERKINQRPAKRGGAAPAGVCQLNVCHGQVLLHLGELVRDQNRLLLPHRKKRWMLPRKSIVAISLIKRGRQNKAKKPTEAQTLVNLLGDLLLGSVSGDNKHGSKTKQLPRLTVLVAPVCCFHFQDTARCAAGAAVPARRCESCLGTPSFCDPEKDGYENHEYRDSDITGRARCQDAKELTPETPIPVPRSGSKEDAQVEEECRTKSLSGHALVKYPDQEPASSPERVACCHGAVAQPHQGDKNTAKGLTAKETSVHNSQSDFLPEGETNLPQRRLQSPEDQRYEELAMEIIAKDNSLVDVLIPHPLRKTALDLIEGLFPVDVSMLDKWHRKKGDIQHVQENDRKSSRDATEEHPESEQGAKQRSEDPASKGNKVLNRCRGSMDNLDDITSKKLELISSLRSKLQTLWEERELVLSEARECTERGEELQATVRDVCKPNEFERYMMFIGDLEKVVSLLLCLSSRLARVQNAMRQIDGNTDAEEKQSLNERHKLLSRQREDAKDLKENLDRRERVVSGILAKYLTEQQLQDYRRFVQVKTSLLIEQKDLEEQIKFFKEQLENLEKSIPL; this is encoded by the exons ATGGCTTCATCTGGGAATGAGATAGAAAGATGGGCTCACAGGCAAAGTGGCAGACTTGGAGAGCTGGTAGAGCCTGTGACCTCTCCTGAAAATGGCAGTGGTCTTTCACCAGTGAAGCTGATGGGCAGCGTAGACCATCTCTTGCACCTCCCTGGAAGAGTGGACTCTGCTTACAGCTCTTTCTCAGGGGGATCAAATGTTCCAGAGTATTCCACCCTATTGCGCTCTAGTGAAAACTGGTGTTTGCCTCCAGAGCAGGTACCGTACATGGACTCGGAATATGTAAGTGGTATTTATAATCTCAGTGCAGAAAACTCTGACCTCAGATGCCTGCATCCATACAAGGCACCAGACCTGAGTATCCATAAAAAGTCTCACAGCACTGGTCTCGCTGAATGCTGTGGAAGCACTCCTACCCGAGGGACTTTAAATCAGGGACCACTAGCTCTGGTGGCACCTCCACCTTCTCCTCCCACACGACTTGATAGCTATAAAGTCACTAGACATCTTGAGAACTCAAGAGGGAGGCACAACTCTGGAAGTCACGGTGAGTATGGTGTGAAGGACAATCAGCTAACAGATAGGGAGCTGCCATGGCGCCAATGCAGGGATGAACTTACAGAGCAAGATACAGCGGCTGCTAGGGgaaaaagtctggaaaacaaGGGCCTTTCTACTGACTCTGCAAATGAGGTATCTATATCAAAAATTCAGGGGTTGAAGGTGGAGGAAAACGGAGAGTGGAGACCATCCCAACCTATAAAGAGAAGCAATCCACACATTTTCAGCAGGCcttcttcattcatttttcaagaATATTTAAAGACTGACTCTGTGTCTAATGTTCCTAAAATACTTTCTGCTTATAACTCAGATCATGTTTATAAAATTACTGAAGAGATGAACTCCAAGTCCCATCACCCAGCGCATACCAACCCTAACGCTGTTAATGATACACAAGAAGACAAACAGTGTCCTGGTGGAGTACGTAAGCCAGCTTTCAGAGCAGCGGATCTGCAAAGCGCAGTGCCAGAACCCAGCCAACGACCAGGATCCTTGCCCTGCACTCAGCGCCCGCTCCGTGCCGAGCTGCATTCAGACATGGATCAAGATGTGTTTGAGGACAGCTGTGACTTAAAATATATGGAGAATGCTCCTCTAATTACAAATGCTTCCAGGAAGCTGAACAGTTGTACAGACGAAAATCAGTGCCAtgactctgaagaaaaaattggGAGTCATTTTAGGGAGCCACTCCCGAATCAGCAAGCCAAAATGCAGAGATCATTGCTGTCCTGCAGCTACAATGCTGTAGAAGCAGGGCACCTTCACGGTGAGGAGTCAGATCAGGGAAATAAGCAATGCTGTGATAATAATAGCCAGATGTCCTTTTTCAGACCAAACGAAGACTCCACATCTCAGTTTTTATGTGaagtcaagaaagaaaaacaggctaATAAAGGCAGTCCTGACCTTAGTGTGGCTCTAGAACAAGAGGAACCTCCTGTTCAGAAATATCAAGCTGAATTTCAAAAACAGTGCTTAAGAAAGCCTCAGGATGATCTCGCTGGTGAACAGATAACCAGGCAGACGACTCCCATGCTTTACTATCTTTCTGGGGGGAAACCCACCAATATCCTGCACCACAACAAGCCCACCCAGTATCAAGGGGACTCAAGGAGCTCACCAAAGGAATTTCCAGCAAGCGGCTGCTCTGCCTCAGCGCGATGTCTAGAGATACAAAGGGAGAGCAAACAGGTCCAGAGGACAAGCCACCACCATCAGGGCAGTGCTGATGATCTCCTGCCCAAGACCAATGATCTCATTCTCGGGAGTCCTGCTTCATTCATGGATGACAGTTTCAAGAGTGACTATAGAGAGAAACTTAAAGTGGCTCAGAAGAAGGTTCTGAGAGaaacttcctttaaaagaaaagacttGCAGATGAGTTTGCCTGTGAGACTGAGACAGAAACCCTCTAAAAGGCCATCAATTGAACACCTTCGGTCTTTCTCGTTATCCAGTGCAAACGAGGATGCCAAACCtgttccttcttccccttctcatCTAGAATGCTTGCAAAGTTTCAGTAGAGATGAAGAAATTAAGAGGCCACAAGCAGGTCGAATAGGGGCAAGGAAAAGGGTAACCaaagagcaaaagaaactgTGTTATTCTGAACCTGAGAAGCTCGATCAGCTAGCAGATAAGGAAGTATCATGGAGTCAAGTCAGGGCTGAAATCACTGAGCAAGACACAGTGGCAGCTATGAGGAAGACTCTGGAGAACAGAGGGAGGGCACTTCCCAGTTCAGGTATCTCCAGGACAGAGCTGAAACAAATCCAGCATACTGCACTTATCGAATACATGGAACGAAAGATTAATCAAAGACCAG CAAAGCGAGGGGGAGCTGCACCAGCAGGTGTGTGTCAGCTGAATGTCTGCCACGGGCAGGTGCTCCTGCATCTGGGAGAGCTCGTGAGAGATCAAAATCGACTCCTCCTTCCACACAG gaaaaaaagatggatgCTACCTAGGAAGAGCATAGTAGcaatttcattaataaaaagaggtagacaaaacaaagcaaaaaaacccacagaagcaCAAACCTTGGTGAACCTACTCGGAGATCTACTGTTGGGCTCTGTTTCTGGGGATAACAAACACGGGAGTAAAACCAAGCAGCTGCCTAGGCTGACGGTGCTGGTTGCCCCAGtgtgctgttttcatttccaggaCACCGCCAGATGTGCGGCCGGTGCAGCGGTGCCGGCTCGGCGCTGCGAGAGCTGTCTCGGCACCCCCAG TTTCTGTGACCCTGAGAAAGATGGATACGAGAATCATGAATATAGAGACAGTGACATAACTGGACGTGCACGTTGTCAGGATGCAAAGGAGCTGACTCCTGAAACCCCTATTCCTGTCCCAAGAAGCGGAAGCAAGGAAGATGCTCAGGTGGAGGAGGAATGCAGAACCAAATCTCTGAGTGGCCATGCTTTAGTAAAGTATCCAGACCAAGAGCCTGCATCTTCTCCAGAGCGAGTGGCATGCTGCCACGGGGCGGTAGCTCAGCCTCACCAAGGGGACAAAAATACAGCCAAAGGTTTAACTGCAAAGGAAACATCCGTGCACAATAGCCAAAGTGACTTTCTCCCTGAGGGAGAGACAAACCTACCCCAAAGAAGACTGCAGTCTCCTGAAGACCAGCGATACGAAGAACTGGCTATGGAGATCATTGCCAAAGACAATTCTCTGGTTGATGTTCTCATTCCTCATCCTCTTAGAAAAACTGCTTTAGACTTGATAGAGGGTCTGTTCCCTGTTGACGTTTCCATGCTGGATAAATGGCACAGGAAAAAGGGAGACATACAGCATGTGCAGGAGAACGA CAGGAAAAGTAGTAGAGATGCAACAGAAGAACATCCTGAATCTGAACAGGGTGCCAAGCAAAGGAGCGAAGATCCTGCCTCTAAGGGAAACAAAGTCCTGAACAGGTGCAGAGGCAGCATGGACAACCTGGATGACATCACATCTAAGAAA ctggAACTCATCTCCAGCCTGCGGTCAAAGCTGCAGACCCTGTGGGAGGAAAGGGAGCTTGTCCTCTCCGAAGCCAGGGAGTGCACAGAGCGAGGCGAGGAGCTGCAGGCGACGGTGCGGGACGTCTGCAAGCCCAATGAGTTCGAGCGCTACATGATGTTCATCGGTGACCTGGAGAAGGTTGTgagcctcctgctctgcttgtCCAGCCGCCTTGCCCGAGTCCAAAACGCCATGAGGCAGATTGATGGCAATACAGACGCTGAGGAGAAG CAATCGCTGAATGAACGGCACAAGCTCTTGTCTAGACAGCGAGAAGATGCAAAAGACCTGAAAGAGAATCTAGATCGTAGGGAAAGAGTGGTCTCTGGTATCCTTGCCAAATACCTGACcgagcagcagctccaggactACCGCCGCTTTGTTCAAGTCAAGACCTCCTTGCTGATTGAACAGAAGGACCTCGAAGAGCAGattaaatttttcaaagaacaaTTAGAAAATCTTGAGAAAAGCATTCCTCTCTGA